The Anaerolineae bacterium DNA window AAGACCAACTGCTAGCCCTTCAATCCCAACTATTTTGCCCCTTTTTTATCCCTTTTTTCCCTTTCCTATTCTCCTGCAAAAGTCGAGGACCAGGTAACAAGAACCGCCCGTATCCTGGTGCAAGTTATGCGCGCATAACCTGCACCGGCTATTCTTGAGGGGGAGATTGGCGGGCGCGTTTAATTTCACTGCGATGGCGCTTCTTTTGCAAGCGCTGTTCATGTGAAGCGCGAGTGGGTTTGGTTTTGCGCCGGACTTTGAGGGGTTTGGCCGCCTGGCGGATCAGGTCAACCAGGCGCTGGCGTGCATCCTCCCGGTTGCGCTCTTGCGAGCGGAAACGTTTGGCCTCGATGATTAACACGCCCTCGTCGGTGATGCGGCGGCGGGACAGGTGCAGCAGCCGTTTGCGGATTGGGTCTGATAGCGACGGCGAATTTGCCACGTTAAAACGGAGTTGCACGGCAGTATCTACCTTGTTAACATTTTGACCGCCCGGCCCCGACGCCCGCACAAAGTTTTCTTGAATTTCGTTTTCGTCAAGTTGAATGGTTGGAGTGATTTTGATCATTCTTTTCCAATTTTACTTTCTCGCCTCTCTCTATTATATCGGCTTGGGCCTGATTTGCCTATCCTCACCTGGGCAATTTTGGCAGCGGCGTACTTTTTGTGAGGTTGGCAAATGTGCTTATAATGCATATCGTGTGATTGCCTACCCCGCCCGGCGCTGGTATGCCAACCGGGTTGAAGGCCGGCCGCCCCCGGCCCAACAGCCGGATAAATCGGGAGTTACGCCCGTTGAAGAAAGTAAATCTGCCTGAAAAAAGAATTGACCTGACGGGCCTGGCCGCCTGCCTGAGCCTGGCCCTGGCTTTTCGACTGCCCGGGCTGGCCGTTTTTTTAACCGCCGATGAGTCTCGCTCTTGGTTGGGGCGCTCAATTATTTTTCTCAACTCCCTGGCCCGCGGAGATTGGGCCAACACCGCGCCGGGAGGCTCCGTACCCTTTATCCAAAATGTCTCCCTCAGCCCGGCCCCCGGGGTTACCACCATGTGGGCCGGGGCGTTGGGCCTTATATTAGCTTACGTTCAACAGGGGGCCACTGTTTCGCTGCCGCAATTTTTGGCCAAAGTCCCGTTTGACCCCCTTGATCCGGCCATGCTCTTTTACTTGCGGTTGCCGGGGGTATTGGTGGCCGGATTGGTCGTTGGTTTGACCTACTGGTGGAGCCGGCCCTGGCTTGGCGGGTGGGGCGCGTTTTTAGCCGCCGGGCTGCTGGCCCTGGACCCCTTTTATCTGGCGCTTTCCCGCGTGCTGGGCCACGACGCGCCGGTGGCCGCTTTTATGTGGCTTTCCCTCCTGGCCTTTCTCCGCGCCATGGCCGCCGGCTCAAATGAACCCTCTGCCCGCTCGCCGCTTGCCTCTGTTCTCCCGCATCCCTTTCTCCTGCTCTCCGGCGCTTTGGCCGGGCTGGCCTTTCTCTCCAAGTATCCGGCCCTCTTTATGGGGCCGTTCATTGCCGGAGCCATGCTCTTTATCTACTTGGGCCAGGCTCATGCCGAACAAGCCGCGCTAAAACAGTGGTTGATCCATCTGGCCGGGTGGTCTGTGGCTGCGGGGGTGGCGTTTATGTTGTTTTGGCCGGCCATGTGGGTCAACCCTCTTGGCCCGATAACAACCATCCTCAACGACGCCCTGCGCGCTTCCGGCAGCGCCCATCAAAAAGGCAGCTTCTTTTTGGGCCAACCCGTCCCCGACCCCGGCCTGCTCTTTTACCCTTTGGTGGCCTGGCTGCGCAGTTCGCCCCTTGTTCTGGGCGGGCTGGCGCTTTCCCTCTGGCCGCTTTTACAATCCCTGTTACGCCGTCGTAAAAAAAATATCCCCCTCTCTCTCCTCTCCCCTCCCCCTTCTCTCCTCTTTATCTCCTGCCTCTGGACCTACATTCTGCTCTACACCCTCCTGGTTACCTATGGCGGCAAAAAACAGGATCGTTACCTGCTCCCCGCCTTCCCGGCCATGATCACGCTGGCCGCAGTGGGCTATGTTTATGTATCACGCATCACGTATCACGCATCACGCATCACGCTTTATGTGCCGCGCCCCAAATGGCTTGTCCTTGTGACCCTGCTCTTGCTGCAAATCGGCCTGGTGTATCCCTCTTATCCCTACTACTTTTCTTACTATAACCCCCTGGCCGGGGGGGCGAGAGCGGCGGCGCGTTTAATTCAGGTAGGCTGGGGCGAAGGTTTGGACCAGGCCGCGGCCTACCTCAATACCCTGCCCCACGCCGAATCATCTCGCGCAACCTCCTGGTACAGCACCACCTTTGAGCCTTATTTTAAGGGCCGGGCCATTTACAAAATTGAAGAAGAGAAAATCTCGCGCAGCGCCAAGCCGGGCATTGCCGCCGACTACGTGGTATTTTACCTGAATCAAATCCAGCGCCGTTTGCCCTCCGAAGGCGTGTTGGCCTACTTTCAGCAACAGGAGCCGTTGCACACCGTTGTTCTCAACGGCCAGGAGTACGCCTGGATTTACGCCGCGCCCGGCGTGTCAAACATCCTGGCCGGTGAAGCGCGCCTGGTGGGCCAGGCCGAGTTATTGGGCTACACCTTGTCTGATGAAGCGGGCCGGCCCGTAACCGCCGCCTACCCCGAAAGCGTTGTTTTCCTCTCGCTTTATTGGGAGTGGCAGGGAAAAGCCGAAACCGAACCTATCCAACTGAGCCTGGTTGATGCCGATGGTAATACCCGGGGCTGGGGTAATCGCATTGAAACCGCGGCCCCCATCCCTTACGCCCAATGGCAGGATGGGATGATTGCGCGGGATGATTTTGCCCTGGTTATTTTTGCCGACACCCCGCCCGGCGAGTACCGGCTGGCCGCCTGGATCGAGCGGCCGGCTACGGGCGAAACCGTGGGCGTATTTCCCTTAGAAAACGAGGCGATGGTCCGGGTTGCGCCGCGC harbors:
- the arfB gene encoding aminoacyl-tRNA hydrolase, which produces MIKITPTIQLDENEIQENFVRASGPGGQNVNKVDTAVQLRFNVANSPSLSDPIRKRLLHLSRRRITDEGVLIIEAKRFRSQERNREDARQRLVDLIRQAAKPLKVRRKTKPTRASHEQRLQKKRHRSEIKRARQSPPQE
- a CDS encoding glycosyltransferase family 39 protein, which produces MKKVNLPEKRIDLTGLAACLSLALAFRLPGLAVFLTADESRSWLGRSIIFLNSLARGDWANTAPGGSVPFIQNVSLSPAPGVTTMWAGALGLILAYVQQGATVSLPQFLAKVPFDPLDPAMLFYLRLPGVLVAGLVVGLTYWWSRPWLGGWGAFLAAGLLALDPFYLALSRVLGHDAPVAAFMWLSLLAFLRAMAAGSNEPSARSPLASVLPHPFLLLSGALAGLAFLSKYPALFMGPFIAGAMLFIYLGQAHAEQAALKQWLIHLAGWSVAAGVAFMLFWPAMWVNPLGPITTILNDALRASGSAHQKGSFFLGQPVPDPGLLFYPLVAWLRSSPLVLGGLALSLWPLLQSLLRRRKKNIPLSLLSPPPSLLFISCLWTYILLYTLLVTYGGKKQDRYLLPAFPAMITLAAVGYVYVSRITYHASRITLYVPRPKWLVLVTLLLLQIGLVYPSYPYYFSYYNPLAGGARAAARLIQVGWGEGLDQAAAYLNTLPHAESSRATSWYSTTFEPYFKGRAIYKIEEEKISRSAKPGIAADYVVFYLNQIQRRLPSEGVLAYFQQQEPLHTVVLNGQEYAWIYAAPGVSNILAGEARLVGQAELLGYTLSDEAGRPVTAAYPESVVFLSLYWEWQGKAETEPIQLSLVDADGNTRGWGNRIETAAPIPYAQWQDGMIARDDFALVIFADTPPGEYRLAAWIERPATGETVGVFPLENEAMVRVAPRPPE